One Novipirellula galeiformis genomic window, ATTGGGGCGCCACCGAGCGATCCGCTCCGTTTCACTCCCGCCCAAATTGGGGCTCGGGTGAATTCGCGCCGCTTCGCTGGGCTGGCTTGAGAGTGAAAAATCGCTTCATCGCCAACGCATCGCCTCAGCGCTAAGCTGACGCGTGAAAATGATACAATTGCCGATTCGTCGTCGGGGTGAGTGATTGAGTTAACGCGGCGCTGAAACGCGGACAACTCATCCACCCATTTCTCTGTCCACTGCCAACTACTTAACAGGAATTTGATCAATGTCCCGCGGAAAAACATATTCGGACGCTTCCAAAGCCATTGGCGACACCCCGATGATCCAGATCAATCGCCTGGTTCCTGCGGGCGGGGCGACGGTGTTCGCCAAATGCGAATTCTTTCAACCGCTCAATAGCGTGAAAGACCGCATCGGCGTTGCCATGATCGAAGCGGGTGAACGCGACGGCAAGATCAACAAGAACACGCACATCATCGAACCGACCAGCGGGAACACGGGAATTGCACTCGCGTTTGTCTGTGCAGCCAAAGGCTACAAGCTAACCCTGACGATGCCCGAATCGATGTCGGTCGAACGCCGCGCCCTACTCCGCGCAATGGGGGCAACGCTCGTCTTGACGCCTGCGGCCGAAGGCATGAAGGGGGCGATCAACCGAGCCGGCGAATTGGTCAACGAAGGCGAAAACTGCTACATGCCTCAGCAATTCGAAAACCCCGCTAATCCCGCGATCCACGAAGCGACGACGGGACCGGAGATCTGGGAGGACAGTGGCCAAAACATCGACGCGATCATCGCCGGCGTCGGAACCGGCGGAACCATCACCGGCGCAGCCCGCTTCCTGAAAAAACAAAACCCCAACTTCCAAGCGATCGCGGTCGAACCGACCCACTCCGCCGTGATCAGCGGTGGCGATCCCGGGAAGCATCGAATCCAAGGAATCGGCGCCGGCTTCATCCCCAAAAACCTTGACATGTCGGTGATCGACGATGTTGTCAAAGTCGACGACGAAGATGCGTTTGAATGGGGCCGCCGACTAGCCAAAGAAGAAGGCATCGTGGCCGGGATCAGCAGCGGAGCGAACATGTGGGCAGCCGCCCAAGTCGCCGCCCGACCCGAGATGAAGGGCAAGCGAATCGTCACGATCATGTGCAGCCTTGGCGAGCGTTATTTGAGCACACCGCTGTTTGGTGATCTGGGCATGTAGGCCGAACGGCGATTCTTACGTCCGGCAAGGGTTACAAAAACCGTTGCCGCGGTGGTTGCACGGCGCTGGGCCGACAATGCGCGTCGCCCCTTCTCTCGCGTTCTTCAGAAAATCCATAACCCGACGCGTCACGGCGTGCTGATTTAATCATCCGGCAGCGTGTTAGCCCGGATATTTCATAACCCGACGCGTAACCGAGGGTCCCTTCGTCAAATCCCTCGCTCACGCTTCGGGTTATAATTTTGTTAGCGTACAGCATTCGAAATGCGTAACACGTTGTTGAGTAGTCGGCTAGGACATTCTTGCTCGGTCGGATGCAATTTCCAGGTTAATGCCCGGTCCTCCGCCGTTAACCACAGACTTGCGGCCTGCGGCTGAACGCTGTTCCCCTGCGGCTGACCGCTATTCCGATACAACACATTGAATCAACACGCCGGTCAGCGTCCTGGGCGAGTCTTATCGCTTCGTCTAGTTTGCAAGCTGAAACTTTTCACATCGTCGCAATTGCTAAATGGCTCATTCGATAAGTGACGCCTTTCAACATCTTCGCTGTGGCGGGATCTCTAACCACGCCCTCTGCCGAAACCCCGCTGGGATCGCAGGAAAGCCTGACCGACGCCCAATCGTAAACGCCCGCTACGTTTACGATGACTTCGGCAGATTAT contains:
- the cysK gene encoding cysteine synthase A: MSRGKTYSDASKAIGDTPMIQINRLVPAGGATVFAKCEFFQPLNSVKDRIGVAMIEAGERDGKINKNTHIIEPTSGNTGIALAFVCAAKGYKLTLTMPESMSVERRALLRAMGATLVLTPAAEGMKGAINRAGELVNEGENCYMPQQFENPANPAIHEATTGPEIWEDSGQNIDAIIAGVGTGGTITGAARFLKKQNPNFQAIAVEPTHSAVISGGDPGKHRIQGIGAGFIPKNLDMSVIDDVVKVDDEDAFEWGRRLAKEEGIVAGISSGANMWAAAQVAARPEMKGKRIVTIMCSLGERYLSTPLFGDLGM